In the genome of Quercus robur chromosome 3, dhQueRobu3.1, whole genome shotgun sequence, one region contains:
- the LOC126717427 gene encoding chitinase-like protein 2 translates to MASNWSVLLLKMALITLVLVNCEESSVKPSYETDACPWCNTRLRRCCGGAISNYFRSSQFENIFSNRNSLEVDAHEVGFWDYQSFITASADYQPYGFGTTYRKLLGMKELAAFLAHVATKTSCGSKVDTREPLACGLCYNKEMNSSSYYCDENYKNTYPCTPGVAYYGRGALPIYWNYNYGEAGRALKVDLLNHPEYIEQNATLAFKVAIWRWMTPVKKHQPSAHDVFIGHWKPTKNDTLAKRVPGFGTAMNVLYGDLVCGQDDNEFMNNIISHYLYYLDLMGVGQEEAGPHELLSCSQQVSFNPSSSSSLNG, encoded by the exons ATGGCTTCCAATTGGTCTGTACTACTCTTGAAAATGGCTTTGATCACGCTAGTGCTTGTGAATTGTGAGGAGTCTTCTGTGAAGCCATCATACGAAACAGATGCGTGTCCTTGGTGCAATACCCGTCTCCGCAGATGCTGTGGTGGGGCCATTTCTAACTACTTCCGGAGCTCACAGTTTGAGAACATTTTCTCAAACCGTAACTCACTTGAGGTTGATGCCCATGAAGTGGGCTTCTGGGACTACCAGTCCTTTATCACTGCCTCTGCTGATTACCAGCCTTATGGCTTTGGTACCACCTACCGGAAACTCTTGGGAATGAAGGAACTTGCAGCTTTTCTGGCCCATGTTGCTACCAAAACATCCT gtGGATCTAAAGTGGACACCAGGGAACCATTAGCTTGTGGTTTATGCTATAACAAGGAAATGAATTCCAGCTCGTATTATTGTGATGAGAACTACAAAAACACCTATCCATGCACTCCTGGAGTTGCATACTATGGCCGGGGTGCTCTACCTATCTATTG GAATTACAATTATGGAGAAGCTGGTAGAGCCTTGAAGGTGGATTTGTTGAACCATCCTGAATATATTGAACAAAATGCTACCTTGGCCTTCAAAGTTGCAATTTGGAGGTGGATGACACCAGTGAAGAAGCATCAACCTTCAGCACATGATGTCTTTATTGGTCACTGGAAACCCACTAAGAATGATACTTTGGCCAAGCGGGTTCCTGGTTTTGGCACTGCCATGAATGTGCTTTATGGAGATCTTGTTTGCGGCCAAGATGATAACGAGTTCATGAACAACATCATCTCCCATTACTTATATTACCTTGATCTTATGGGTGTTGGCCAAGAAGAAGCTGGGCCTCATGAATTGCTTAGTTGTTCTCAACAGGTTTCTTTCAATCcatcctcttcctcctccttgAACGGTTGA